One genomic region from Proteus vulgaris encodes:
- a CDS encoding FecCD family ABC transporter permease, protein MSRFRSPWMSILVLLFLLTTVTLISVNSGALALSFHTLWNSSFDDMEWQIWLDIRLPRVLLAILVGGALAISGAIMQGLFRNSLADPGLLGISSGAALMVAIVIILPFSFSPAFAFYSHIVAAFVGGLIVAMIIFSLHQLSDGNLARLLLAGIAINALCMSFIGVLSYISTDQQLRQFSLWMMGSLSQIDWKTLSIATLVIIPVSILACWQSHKLNLLQLGDEEAHYLGLNVRRTKFILLLLSAILIGCAVALSGVIGFIGLVVPHLIRMRIGSNHVWLLPATILGGATLLLAADTLSRTLVSPAEIPVGLITGLIGGPYFLWLILRQPAGRMS, encoded by the coding sequence ATGTCTCGTTTTCGTTCACCGTGGATGAGTATTTTAGTTTTACTCTTTTTACTCACCACTGTTACATTAATTTCTGTGAATAGCGGAGCATTAGCCCTTTCGTTTCATACATTATGGAATAGCTCTTTTGATGATATGGAATGGCAAATTTGGCTAGATATCCGTTTACCTCGCGTATTATTAGCCATTCTTGTTGGAGGTGCTTTAGCAATATCCGGCGCGATAATGCAGGGATTATTTAGAAATTCGTTAGCTGATCCCGGTTTATTGGGTATTAGTAGCGGTGCAGCACTAATGGTTGCTATCGTTATTATTCTACCTTTCTCTTTTTCACCAGCTTTTGCATTCTACAGCCATATTGTCGCCGCCTTTGTTGGCGGTTTAATTGTGGCTATGATTATTTTCTCATTACATCAATTGAGTGATGGTAATTTAGCGCGGTTATTGCTTGCTGGTATCGCTATCAATGCACTTTGTATGTCCTTTATTGGTGTATTAAGTTACATCAGCACTGACCAACAATTACGTCAATTTTCTCTTTGGATGATGGGTTCATTAAGCCAGATTGACTGGAAAACCTTATCTATTGCTACCCTTGTGATCATTCCCGTCAGTATTTTGGCATGTTGGCAAAGCCATAAATTAAATCTATTACAACTTGGTGATGAAGAAGCGCATTACTTAGGACTAAATGTAAGAAGAACTAAGTTTATTTTGTTACTTCTTAGCGCCATCTTAATTGGTTGTGCTGTTGCACTGAGTGGTGTTATTGGATTTATTGGGCTTGTCGTTCCACACCTTATTCGTATGCGTATTGGTAGTAATCATGTATGGCTATTACCTGCCACCATTTTAGGTGGTGCAACACTGTTACTCGCTGCTGACACATTATCACGAACGCTGGTATCTCCAGCTGAAATCCCTGTGGGGCTTATTACTGGATTAATTGGTGGCCCTTATTTCCTTTGGCTGATCTTACGACAACCCGCAGGAAGAATGTCATGA
- a CDS encoding lipoate--protein ligase A, which produces MSGKLRLLISESYDPWFNLAVEECIFRQMPADQRVLFLWRNDNTVVIGRAQNPWKECNTRKMDEDGVKLARRSSGGGAVFHDLGNTCFTFMAGKPEYNKTISTQIILDGLLKAGINATASGRNDLVVPQDDGERKVSGSAYKETKDRGFHHGTLLINANLSRLANYLNPDPKKLQAKGITSVRSRVANLVELKPDITHEKLCETITESFFDYYGERVEAEIISPQKLPDLPGFEETFAKQSSWEWNFGQAPAFSHLLDNRFKWGGVELHFDIERGNVIRSQIYTDSLDPAPLEALSEMLVGQRYTPESLKGLIEQLIVLYPNNKIELNELQEWLVTAIA; this is translated from the coding sequence ATGTCAGGCAAATTGCGTCTGTTAATTTCCGAGTCTTATGATCCTTGGTTTAACCTTGCTGTTGAAGAGTGTATTTTTAGACAAATGCCCGCTGATCAACGTGTGCTTTTCCTTTGGCGTAACGATAATACGGTGGTTATTGGTCGAGCACAAAATCCGTGGAAAGAGTGTAATACTCGTAAAATGGATGAAGATGGTGTGAAATTAGCCCGTCGCTCAAGTGGTGGTGGTGCAGTTTTTCATGATCTTGGTAATACCTGTTTTACCTTTATGGCGGGAAAGCCAGAGTATAATAAAACGATATCAACACAAATTATTCTTGATGGATTATTAAAGGCAGGCATTAACGCTACGGCGTCAGGGCGTAATGATTTAGTGGTTCCTCAAGATGATGGTGAAAGAAAGGTTTCAGGTTCAGCCTATAAAGAGACTAAAGATCGCGGTTTTCATCATGGCACATTATTAATAAATGCTAACTTATCTAGATTAGCTAATTATCTCAATCCAGATCCGAAAAAACTTCAAGCTAAAGGGATCACTTCTGTACGCTCCCGAGTAGCTAATTTAGTCGAGCTCAAACCGGATATTACCCACGAAAAACTCTGTGAAACTATCACTGAAAGCTTTTTTGATTACTATGGTGAGCGAGTAGAAGCGGAGATTATATCACCACAAAAATTACCTGATTTACCCGGTTTTGAAGAAACGTTCGCGAAGCAAAGTAGTTGGGAATGGAATTTCGGGCAAGCTCCTGCATTTTCACATCTTTTAGATAACCGTTTTAAATGGGGTGGTGTTGAGCTGCATTTTGATATTGAGCGTGGCAATGTTATTAGAAGCCAAATATATACAGACAGTTTAGATCCTGCACCATTAGAAGCATTATCCGAGATGTTGGTAGGGCAGCGTTATACACCTGAGTCTTTAAAAGGGCTTATTGAGCAACTTATTGTGCTTTATCCTAATAATAAAATAGAGCTTAATGAGCTTCAAGAATGGCTTGTGACAGCGATAGCGTAA
- a CDS encoding helix-turn-helix domain-containing protein, with protein MAENVVNDILKWLETQLQRNEGIKIDTIANKSGYSKWHLQRIFKDFKGCTLGEYVRKRRLLEAAKSLQEKDMSILDIALMYGFSSQATFTRIFKKHFNTTPAKFRENGKMPDTHCFMSCENH; from the coding sequence ATGGCTGAAAATGTCGTTAATGATATTCTGAAATGGTTAGAAACCCAGTTACAACGTAACGAAGGTATAAAAATCGATACGATTGCAAATAAAAGCGGCTACTCGAAGTGGCACTTGCAACGCATTTTTAAAGATTTTAAAGGTTGTACATTAGGCGAATATGTTCGTAAACGTCGCTTATTAGAAGCAGCTAAATCATTACAAGAAAAAGATATGTCTATTTTAGATATCGCTTTAATGTATGGCTTTAGCTCTCAAGCAACATTTACACGTATCTTTAAAAAGCATTTCAATACTACACCCGCTAAATTTAGAGAAAATGGCAAAATGCCAGACACTCATTGCTTTATGTCATGTGAAAATCACTAA
- a CDS encoding heme ABC transporter ATP-binding protein produces MIEKQNTPLLYGNNLTYQIGNKTIIDDVSLSLNAGELVTIIGPNGAGKSSLLRLLTGYTTPTQGQCYFKQKTYSQWNSQQLAQNRAVMRQNSQLSFSFSVEEVVAMGRTPHGQQHKKIAIETALLQTDCLKFKDRDYRQLSGGEQQRVQLARVLAQLWHPMPQEAVLFLDEPTSALDLYHQQHSLRLLKQLAKTQNLMVCCVLHDLNLASLYADRILLLHQGKLVCEGTPHSVLTTENIQKWYGADVSVNTHPEHLYPQVFLRP; encoded by the coding sequence ATGATTGAAAAACAAAATACGCCATTGCTCTATGGAAATAATTTAACTTACCAAATTGGTAACAAGACCATTATTGATGATGTGTCACTTTCACTTAATGCAGGGGAATTGGTTACCATTATTGGTCCTAATGGTGCAGGAAAATCATCACTATTGCGCTTATTAACAGGCTATACAACACCAACGCAAGGTCAGTGTTATTTTAAACAAAAAACCTATTCACAATGGAATAGCCAACAATTAGCACAAAACCGCGCCGTTATGCGACAAAACAGTCAGCTTTCATTTTCATTTTCAGTAGAAGAAGTGGTTGCTATGGGAAGAACTCCCCATGGACAGCAACATAAGAAAATTGCGATTGAGACTGCACTGCTTCAAACGGACTGTTTAAAATTTAAGGATAGAGACTATCGCCAATTATCGGGCGGTGAGCAACAGCGAGTACAGCTTGCTAGAGTTCTAGCGCAATTATGGCACCCTATGCCACAAGAAGCTGTCTTATTCCTTGATGAGCCAACCTCCGCACTTGATCTTTACCACCAGCAACATAGCTTACGTTTATTAAAGCAATTAGCAAAAACACAAAATCTTATGGTGTGTTGTGTTTTGCATGATCTTAATTTGGCGTCTCTTTATGCTGATAGAATTTTATTACTACATCAAGGAAAGTTAGTTTGTGAAGGTACACCACACAGTGTGCTAACAACAGAGAATATTCAAAAATGGTATGGCGCAGATGTGAGTGTTAATACTCATCCAGAACATTTATATCCTCAAGTTTTTCTACGTCCTTAA